A DNA window from Bacteroides cellulosilyticus contains the following coding sequences:
- a CDS encoding DUF3857 domain-containing protein: MKMNKLFFGLLLQAAFYSGSLYAQADLRTDAYSIIQDAVTDIVCSSSTDAIQKEKRVIQVLNEKGKEDASFVCLCDRFSSLKKFSGEVRDASGNVIRKIKKSELKITEYSDGLVSDDYYYFFEYTPSRYPVTITYEWEIKNSDGLIGYPSFVPQKSYNQSVAQASYRILTPADNPCRYRTINMQAEVSQQQTADGNWLTEVKVQSLPAIKKEPYSPSLSELLPRIYFTPLNFSFERTKGSMESWQSYGEWQYQLLSGRDQLPPALKEELQKRTANCNTPYEKIAAIYQYLASTTRYVSIQLGIGGLQPIAATDVNRTGFGDCKGLSNYMRAMLTELGIPSVYTVISTTNRRLLADFASANQNNHVILQVPLPNDTLWLECTNPTLPLGYVHHSIAGHDALLVGPNGGTLCQLPTYADSLNTQVNNTLVTLQPDGSAKVEVKQTSRLFQYEDMASIIDMEPARQKDWLRSDINLVQAKVDAIRANEIKQKEPQLDISYTIESEQYGNKTGKRLFIPINIFHRSFYSPNNQGERTQSIQTNYGYLDIDSISIRLPEGYEIESLPKPVDQESKFGKFRSSITLGEAGNVFIVHRLLYHQGNYPKEDYTDFLDFRKSIATQYGAKIILKKSGE, translated from the coding sequence ATGAAAATGAACAAATTATTTTTCGGTCTCCTGCTACAAGCCGCCTTTTACTCCGGCAGCCTGTACGCTCAAGCAGATTTGCGTACCGACGCATACTCTATCATACAAGATGCCGTAACGGATATCGTATGCAGTTCATCCACCGATGCCATCCAGAAAGAGAAACGTGTGATACAGGTATTGAATGAAAAAGGAAAAGAAGATGCCTCCTTTGTCTGTCTGTGCGACCGTTTTTCCTCTCTGAAAAAGTTCTCCGGAGAAGTTCGGGACGCCTCCGGCAATGTGATCCGGAAAATTAAAAAGAGCGAACTGAAGATTACCGAATATTCAGACGGCCTTGTCAGTGACGACTATTACTATTTCTTCGAATATACCCCGTCACGATATCCTGTTACCATCACCTACGAGTGGGAGATAAAGAACAGCGATGGACTGATCGGCTACCCCAGCTTCGTTCCGCAAAAGAGTTATAACCAATCCGTTGCACAGGCAAGTTACCGTATTCTGACTCCGGCTGACAATCCTTGCCGTTACCGGACCATCAATATGCAGGCAGAAGTCAGCCAGCAACAGACAGCTGACGGAAACTGGCTGACAGAAGTCAAAGTCCAGTCTCTGCCCGCTATCAAAAAAGAGCCCTACAGCCCTTCTCTATCCGAATTGCTGCCCCGTATCTACTTCACTCCCCTGAATTTCTCTTTCGAAAGAACTAAAGGGAGTATGGAAAGCTGGCAATCGTATGGCGAATGGCAATATCAGTTATTGAGTGGAAGAGACCAGCTTCCTCCGGCACTAAAGGAGGAATTACAAAAACGGACGGCAAACTGCAATACCCCGTATGAAAAAATAGCCGCAATCTATCAGTATCTCGCATCCACTACCCGCTATGTCAGCATACAGCTAGGAATCGGAGGTCTGCAACCCATAGCCGCCACCGATGTAAACCGCACCGGCTTCGGAGACTGCAAAGGACTATCCAACTATATGCGTGCCATGCTTACAGAGCTGGGTATTCCATCCGTTTACACCGTAATCAGCACTACTAATAGGCGTTTATTAGCCGACTTTGCCAGTGCCAATCAAAACAACCATGTCATCTTACAAGTACCGTTACCCAATGATACGCTTTGGCTGGAATGTACCAATCCTACTTTACCCTTAGGCTACGTGCATCATTCCATTGCAGGGCACGATGCTCTACTCGTTGGTCCCAACGGCGGAACTCTTTGTCAATTGCCAACGTATGCGGACTCTCTGAATACACAAGTCAACAACACCCTCGTAACCCTGCAACCGGATGGAAGTGCTAAAGTAGAAGTCAAACAAACCTCCCGCCTGTTTCAATATGAAGACATGGCATCCATTATCGACATGGAGCCTGCCCGGCAGAAAGACTGGCTACGCTCCGACATCAACCTGGTACAGGCTAAAGTCGATGCCATCCGCGCTAACGAAATCAAGCAGAAAGAGCCTCAACTGGATATCTCGTACACCATCGAAAGCGAACAATATGGAAACAAAACCGGAAAACGCCTGTTTATCCCGATCAATATTTTCCACAGAAGCTTTTACAGTCCGAACAACCAGGGAGAACGCACCCAAAGCATTCAAACCAATTATGGCTATCTCGATATAGATAGCATCAGCATCCGCCTGCCGGAAGGGTATGAAATAGAATCATTGCCTAAACCCGTTGATCAGGAAAGTAAATTCGGCAAGTTCCGGTCTTCCATTACCTTGGGCGAAGCAGGCAATGTTTTTATCGTTCATCGCCTGCTCTATCACCAAGGCAATTACCCCAAAGAAGACTATACCGATTTCCTGGATTTCCGCAAAAGTATCGCTACTCAATACGGGGCAAAAATAATATTGAAGAAAAGTGGGGAGTAA
- a CDS encoding DUF3858 domain-containing protein yields MKNALLSLLFCFCCFQLFADGQTILPNRKFGKPTMEELNMAVYEPDSSATAVILCKLTDVSYKWGIESFRLVSEYKVKIKVLKPEGTSYADVTIPYYELPNNAMKENIIGLDASAYNLENGKIVRTKMKKDVVFKERVGESRMNLKFSIPQVKAGTLIEYEYRVESDFFFSIDSWKAQSDIPILYTEYNVTIPEYFKFNIEMHGAEKLETVNESASLNLSIGSQLLRCSGTHLNFQGNQLPALKDDSHVWCADDYCTQVNLELQGIDFPGSLYKSFTQSWEQIDETLLKDSDFGSRLKMNNPLKEEMTALHLEQMKGADEKICAIYTFLKNKVRWNEKYALYSKSPKQVLKEGTGSNADINFILISMLKDAGIPAYPAVMSRRDMGILPYSHPSIQKLNTFVVAISPTDSTLVYLDSSVENGYLNVLPPVLMTNRARIIAPDNHSQWVSLENVGANLLRSSVKAGISSEGVVTGTRETVYIGQYASRLRNKYRTAKDSTEFVSKLASEENIQVKKLQMEGRTHFSPQVHELVEFEKQYTVNDQFIYVNPLVFLHVSESPFKQSERKLPVEFPYTDQVSLTINLTIPEGYTVDEKPENQRLQTSDGQVLCRYIITQQNNQVTLRYSFRLQKLLFLHTDYPELQQLWELIAKKNNEMMVLKKL; encoded by the coding sequence ATGAAAAACGCTTTACTCTCCTTACTTTTTTGCTTCTGCTGTTTTCAGCTATTCGCTGACGGACAAACTATTCTACCGAACCGGAAATTCGGCAAACCTACCATGGAAGAACTGAACATGGCTGTTTATGAACCCGACTCCAGCGCCACCGCCGTTATCCTGTGTAAGCTGACTGACGTCAGTTATAAATGGGGAATAGAAAGCTTCCGGCTGGTTTCTGAGTATAAAGTAAAAATCAAAGTACTCAAACCGGAAGGAACCTCCTATGCCGATGTCACCATTCCCTACTACGAACTGCCTAATAACGCCATGAAAGAAAATATAATCGGACTGGATGCCAGCGCCTACAACCTGGAAAACGGAAAAATTGTACGTACCAAAATGAAGAAAGATGTAGTGTTCAAGGAGCGTGTGGGCGAAAGCCGGATGAACCTGAAATTCTCCATTCCGCAGGTGAAAGCCGGAACGCTGATAGAGTATGAATACCGGGTAGAGTCCGATTTCTTCTTCAGCATCGACAGTTGGAAAGCACAAAGTGATATTCCTATCTTATATACCGAATATAATGTCACCATACCCGAGTATTTCAAATTCAACATAGAGATGCACGGTGCGGAAAAGCTGGAAACCGTAAACGAAAGCGCTTCCCTCAACTTATCCATCGGATCGCAATTGCTCCGATGCTCCGGGACGCATCTGAACTTCCAGGGCAACCAACTCCCCGCTTTGAAAGACGACAGTCATGTGTGGTGCGCGGATGACTACTGCACACAAGTAAACCTGGAATTGCAGGGAATTGATTTCCCCGGTTCCCTCTACAAATCGTTCACCCAAAGCTGGGAACAGATTGACGAAACATTACTGAAGGACTCGGACTTCGGTAGCAGACTGAAAATGAACAATCCGCTCAAAGAAGAAATGACTGCCCTGCATCTGGAACAAATGAAGGGAGCGGACGAAAAGATATGCGCCATCTACACGTTTCTGAAAAACAAAGTGAGATGGAATGAGAAATATGCCTTATATAGCAAATCACCCAAGCAAGTGCTGAAAGAAGGCACAGGCAGCAATGCCGACATCAACTTTATCCTTATCAGCATGCTGAAAGATGCCGGAATACCCGCCTATCCGGCAGTAATGAGCCGCCGGGATATGGGTATACTTCCTTATAGCCATCCCAGCATCCAGAAACTAAATACATTTGTCGTAGCCATTAGCCCTACAGACAGTACTCTGGTTTATCTGGACAGTTCCGTAGAAAATGGCTACCTTAATGTCCTCCCTCCTGTACTGATGACCAACCGTGCGCGTATTATCGCTCCGGACAATCACAGTCAGTGGGTCAGTCTGGAAAATGTAGGGGCAAACCTGCTGAGATCAAGCGTGAAGGCCGGAATTTCTTCTGAAGGAGTTGTTACAGGCACACGTGAAACTGTTTATATAGGTCAGTATGCCTCCCGTTTGCGTAACAAATACCGCACAGCCAAGGACAGTACCGAGTTTGTCAGCAAACTGGCTTCCGAAGAGAACATACAGGTGAAAAAACTCCAGATGGAAGGGAGAACCCACTTCTCACCGCAAGTACATGAACTGGTAGAATTTGAAAAGCAGTACACTGTTAACGATCAGTTCATTTACGTCAATCCGCTTGTATTCCTGCATGTCTCCGAGTCCCCCTTCAAACAGTCGGAACGGAAACTTCCCGTAGAATTTCCTTACACAGACCAGGTGTCCCTAACCATAAATCTGACCATTCCGGAAGGATACACAGTCGATGAAAAGCCGGAGAATCAGAGATTGCAGACAAGTGACGGACAAGTGCTTTGCCGATATATAATCACGCAACAGAATAATCAGGTCACACTCAGGTATTCTTTCCGGTTGCAGAAGCTGCTGTTCCTGCATACTGACTATCCTGAACTGCAACAATTATGGGAATTGATCGCCAAGAAGAATAATGAAATGATGGTTTTAAAGAAACTGTAA
- a CDS encoding class I SAM-dependent methyltransferase, whose product MNKLTIKVCPVCGSAHIERAMTCIDHYASSEAFYLCRCQDCDFLFTQDFPVEAEIGKYYETPDYISHSDTKKGLMNKAYHWVRGYMLGRKARLVAREAHRKEGHLLDIGTGTGYFADTMKRRGWQVEAVEKNAQARAFAKEHFGLDVKPDTALQDFAPGSFDVITLWHVMEHLEHLNETWDTLNSLLTEKGVLIIAVPNCSSYDAKKYGAHWAAYDVPRHLWHFTPGTIQRLGAKHEFILAARHPMPFDAFYVSMLSEKYMGHSMSFFRGILSGTLAWFSALASKERSSSMIYVFRKKQK is encoded by the coding sequence ATGAATAAACTCACCATAAAAGTCTGTCCGGTATGTGGTAGTGCGCATATAGAGCGTGCTATGACTTGCATAGACCACTATGCTTCCAGCGAGGCATTTTATCTGTGCCGCTGTCAGGATTGCGACTTTCTCTTTACGCAAGATTTTCCTGTGGAGGCTGAGATAGGCAAATATTATGAGACTCCCGATTATATTTCCCATTCTGATACGAAAAAGGGCCTCATGAATAAGGCGTACCATTGGGTGCGTGGTTATATGCTGGGGCGCAAGGCACGTCTGGTGGCTCGTGAAGCACACCGGAAAGAAGGACATTTGCTGGATATCGGTACGGGAACAGGATATTTTGCCGATACCATGAAGCGGCGGGGCTGGCAGGTGGAAGCAGTGGAGAAGAATGCGCAGGCGCGTGCCTTCGCCAAAGAACATTTCGGTCTGGATGTGAAGCCCGATACCGCATTACAGGATTTTGCTCCCGGAAGTTTTGATGTCATCACTTTGTGGCATGTAATGGAACATCTGGAACATTTGAATGAAACGTGGGATACACTGAATAGCCTGTTGACGGAAAAAGGCGTGTTGATTATTGCCGTGCCCAATTGCTCCTCGTATGATGCGAAGAAATATGGTGCGCACTGGGCTGCCTACGATGTTCCCCGTCATTTATGGCATTTTACGCCCGGCACTATTCAGAGATTGGGAGCAAAGCATGAATTTATATTGGCTGCACGCCATCCGATGCCATTTGATGCATTCTATGTGTCGATGCTAAGCGAAAAGTATATGGGACATTCGATGTCTTTCTTCCGGGGGATACTCAGTGGTACGTTAGCGTGGTTCAGCGCGTTGGCGAGCAAGGAGCGAAGCAGCTCGATGATTTATGTATTCAGGAAGAAGCAGAAATAA
- a CDS encoding cell division protein FtsX, whose product MKTKSKNNSVSYFDMQFITSSISTTLVLLLLGLVVFFVLTAHNLSVYVKENINFSIIISDDMKETDILKLQKRLDKEVFVRSTEYISKKQALREQIEAMGTDPQDFLGYNPLHASIEVKLHSDYANTDSIAKIEKEIKKNTNVQEVRYQEDLINMVNENIRNISLMLLGLAVLLAFISFALINNTIRLTIYSKRFLIHTMKLVGASWSFIRRPFLWRNFWIGVLAAVIADGVLWAAAYWLVVYEPDLISVITPNVMLLVSVSVLGFGVCITWFCAYLSINKFLRMKASTLYYI is encoded by the coding sequence ATGAAGACGAAAAGCAAGAATAATTCCGTATCCTATTTTGATATGCAGTTCATTACTTCCAGCATCAGTACGACGCTGGTGTTATTGCTGCTGGGATTGGTGGTGTTTTTCGTACTGACTGCTCACAATCTTTCTGTGTATGTAAAGGAGAATATCAATTTCTCTATTATCATCAGCGATGATATGAAGGAAACGGATATTCTGAAGTTACAAAAAAGACTGGATAAGGAAGTATTCGTACGGTCTACGGAGTATATTTCGAAGAAGCAGGCGCTTCGTGAACAGATTGAAGCCATGGGGACAGATCCGCAGGATTTTCTGGGATACAATCCTCTTCATGCTTCTATCGAAGTGAAGCTGCACTCCGATTATGCGAATACCGACAGTATTGCCAAAATAGAAAAAGAAATAAAGAAGAATACCAATGTACAGGAAGTGCGTTATCAGGAAGACCTGATAAATATGGTTAATGAGAATATCCGTAATATCAGTTTGATGTTGTTGGGATTGGCTGTATTACTGGCTTTCATTTCCTTTGCATTGATCAATAATACCATCCGGTTGACTATTTACTCTAAACGCTTCCTGATTCATACGATGAAGCTGGTAGGTGCGAGTTGGAGTTTTATCAGGCGTCCGTTCCTGTGGCGTAACTTCTGGATCGGTGTGTTGGCGGCTGTCATTGCCGATGGTGTTCTGTGGGCTGCGGCATATTGGCTGGTGGTGTATGAGCCTGACCTGATCAGTGTAATCACACCCAATGTTATGTTGCTGGTTTCCGTATCGGTGCTTGGGTTCGGAGTGTGTATCACGTGGTTCTGTGCATACCTGTCCATCAATAAGTTCCTGCGGATGAAGGCGAGTACGCTTTATTATATATAG
- a CDS encoding DUF3098 domain-containing protein yields MSKEKFAFDKTNFILLAVAMAVVIIGFILMTGPVSTPTHFEPDIFSARRIKVAPVVCLVGFLLMIYAVLRKPRDKQMNNEGIKNYNS; encoded by the coding sequence ATGAGTAAAGAGAAATTTGCTTTCGATAAAACTAACTTTATCCTGCTTGCCGTTGCAATGGCGGTGGTGATTATCGGTTTTATTCTGATGACCGGTCCGGTGTCTACCCCGACACATTTTGAACCGGATATTTTTAGTGCGAGACGTATTAAAGTAGCTCCCGTAGTATGTCTTGTGGGTTTTTTACTCATGATATACGCTGTATTGCGCAAACCGCGTGACAAGCAAATGAATAATGAAGGAATAAAAAATTATAATTCATAA
- a CDS encoding undecaprenyl-diphosphate phosphatase encodes MEWFEALILGLIQGLTEYLPVSSSGHLAIGSALFGIQGEENLAFTVVVHVATVFSTMVVLWKEIEWIFKGLFKFQMNDETRYVINILISMVPIGIVGVFFKDEVEAVFGSGLLVVGCMLLVTAALLSFSYYYKPKQKENISMKDAFIIGLAQACAVLPGLSRSGTTIATGLLLGDNKAKLAQFSFLMVMPPILGEGLLDGIKLMKGEEIAGSISTLSLLIGFIAAFVAGCLACKWMINIVKKGKLVYFAVYCAIAGIVTIVLSQMQG; translated from the coding sequence ATGGAATGGTTTGAGGCGCTCATCCTGGGCTTGATCCAGGGATTGACAGAGTATTTGCCGGTAAGTAGTAGCGGACATTTGGCTATCGGTTCGGCATTGTTTGGTATTCAGGGAGAGGAAAATTTAGCATTTACGGTGGTAGTGCACGTAGCTACGGTGTTCAGTACAATGGTGGTCTTGTGGAAAGAAATCGAATGGATTTTCAAGGGACTGTTTAAGTTTCAGATGAATGATGAAACACGTTATGTAATCAATATCCTGATATCTATGGTGCCTATCGGCATTGTGGGTGTGTTCTTTAAAGATGAGGTGGAGGCAGTTTTCGGTTCAGGCCTGCTGGTTGTGGGTTGCATGTTGCTGGTAACGGCTGCTTTGCTGTCATTCTCTTATTATTATAAACCGAAGCAGAAGGAGAACATCTCCATGAAAGATGCGTTCATTATAGGTTTGGCTCAGGCTTGTGCGGTGCTTCCAGGACTTTCACGTTCCGGTACCACGATTGCAACCGGATTGTTGCTGGGTGACAATAAAGCAAAGCTGGCTCAGTTCTCTTTCCTGATGGTAATGCCTCCGATATTGGGTGAAGGGCTGCTGGATGGTATCAAGTTGATGAAAGGAGAAGAGATTGCCGGAAGCATTTCAACGTTATCATTGCTGATAGGATTTATTGCAGCTTTTGTGGCGGGTTGTCTGGCTTGTAAGTGGATGATTAATATTGTGAAGAAAGGAAAATTGGTATACTTCGCTGTTTATTGTGCAATAGCCGGTATCGTAACCATCGTACTGTCACAAATGCAAGGATAA
- the truB gene encoding tRNA pseudouridine(55) synthase TruB translates to MKFKEGEVLYFNKPLGWTSFKVVGHARYHICRRMKVKKLKVGHAGTLDPLATGVMIVCTGKATKRIEEFQYHTKEYVATIQLGATTPSYDLEHEIDATYPTEHITRELVEETLKTFIGEIQQVPPAFSACMVNGKRAYDLARKGEEVELKPKLLVIDEIELLECNLPEIKVRVVCSKGTYIRALARDIGEALNSGAHLTALERTRVGDVRLEDCLDPMDFKEWIDAQEIEE, encoded by the coding sequence ATGAAGTTTAAAGAAGGAGAAGTACTATATTTCAATAAACCGCTGGGATGGACATCGTTCAAGGTTGTGGGGCATGCGCGTTACCACATCTGCCGGCGGATGAAAGTAAAGAAGTTGAAAGTAGGCCATGCCGGTACGCTCGATCCTTTGGCAACAGGGGTGATGATTGTCTGTACGGGTAAGGCTACGAAGAGAATAGAAGAGTTCCAGTATCATACGAAGGAGTATGTCGCTACCATTCAGTTGGGTGCCACTACCCCCTCTTACGATTTGGAACACGAGATAGATGCCACTTACCCTACTGAGCATATCACGCGGGAGTTGGTGGAAGAAACGTTGAAGACATTTATCGGTGAGATACAGCAGGTTCCCCCCGCCTTTTCGGCCTGTATGGTAAATGGCAAACGCGCCTATGACCTGGCACGTAAGGGCGAAGAGGTAGAGTTGAAACCGAAGTTGCTGGTGATTGACGAGATAGAGTTGCTGGAATGTAATCTGCCGGAAATTAAAGTCCGTGTGGTATGCAGTAAAGGTACTTATATCCGTGCCTTGGCCCGCGACATTGGTGAAGCGCTGAACAGTGGCGCCCATCTTACGGCTTTGGAACGCACCCGTGTAGGTGATGTCCGGCTGGAAGATTGCCTCGATCCGATGGATTTTAAAGAGTGGATAGACGCTCAGGAGATAGAAGAGTGA
- the queA gene encoding tRNA preQ1(34) S-adenosylmethionine ribosyltransferase-isomerase QueA — MKLSQFKFKLPEEKIALHPTKYRDESRLMVLHRKTGEIEHKEFKDVLNYFDDKDVFIFNDTKVFPARLYGNKEKTGARIEVFLLRELNEELRLWDVLVDPARKIRIGNKLYFGDDDSMVAEVIDNTTSRGRTLRFLYDGPHDEFKKALYALGETPLPHSIINRPVEAEDSERFQSIFARNEGAVTAPTASLHFSRELMKRLEIKGIDFAYITLHAGLGNFRDIDVEDLTKHKTDSEQMIVNEEAVGIVNRAKDLNRQVCAVGTTVMRAIESTVSTDGHLKAYEGWTNKFIFPPYDFTVANSMISNFHMPLSTLLMIVAAFGGYDQVMEAYNVALKEGYRFGTYGDAMLITDK; from the coding sequence ATGAAACTGTCGCAATTTAAATTTAAGCTTCCGGAAGAGAAGATTGCTTTGCACCCTACAAAGTACAGAGACGAGTCGCGCCTTATGGTGCTGCATAGAAAGACAGGTGAGATTGAGCACAAAGAATTCAAAGACGTTTTGAACTACTTTGATGATAAGGATGTGTTCATTTTCAATGATACGAAAGTATTTCCTGCCCGTTTGTATGGCAACAAGGAGAAGACTGGTGCCCGTATTGAAGTGTTCCTTTTGCGTGAGTTGAATGAAGAACTCCGTCTGTGGGATGTGTTGGTAGACCCTGCTCGTAAGATCCGTATCGGCAATAAGCTGTATTTCGGTGATGACGACTCTATGGTAGCTGAAGTTATCGACAATACAACGTCTCGTGGCCGTACGCTCCGTTTCCTCTATGACGGTCCGCACGATGAGTTTAAGAAGGCTTTGTATGCGTTGGGCGAAACTCCGCTGCCTCACAGCATCATCAACCGTCCTGTAGAGGCGGAAGATTCGGAGCGTTTCCAGTCTATCTTTGCCCGTAATGAGGGTGCGGTGACGGCTCCTACTGCGAGTCTGCACTTCAGCCGTGAGTTGATGAAGCGTCTTGAAATTAAAGGTATCGATTTTGCGTATATCACGCTGCATGCCGGTTTGGGTAACTTCCGTGATATTGATGTGGAAGACCTTACGAAGCACAAGACAGATTCTGAACAGATGATTGTGAACGAAGAAGCTGTCGGCATTGTAAATCGTGCCAAAGACCTGAACAGACAGGTTTGCGCTGTAGGTACCACTGTGATGCGTGCCATTGAGAGCACCGTAAGCACAGACGGTCACCTGAAGGCATACGAAGGATGGACTAACAAGTTTATCTTCCCTCCCTATGACTTTACAGTAGCCAATTCGATGATTTCCAACTTCCACATGCCGCTTTCCACGTTGCTGATGATTGTTGCCGCTTTCGGTGGCTACGATCAGGTAATGGAGGCGTACAATGTGGCTTTGAAGGAAGGTTACCGTTTCGGTACGTATGGGGATGCGATGTTGATTACGGATAAGTAA
- the folK gene encoding 2-amino-4-hydroxy-6-hydroxymethyldihydropteridine diphosphokinase, producing MAKVYIGLGTNLGDKEQNLRTAVHKIEERIGKIISLSAFYATAPWGFDSDNAFLNAAVCAETSLPPLEILSITQSVEQEMGRTHKSVNGVYSDRVIDVDLLLYDDLILDTPTLKLPHPLMRERRFVMEPLAEIAPDVMHPVLGRTLGDIYRDLTD from the coding sequence ATGGCGAAAGTGTATATAGGCCTCGGCACTAATCTGGGAGATAAAGAACAGAATCTCCGGACTGCTGTACACAAGATAGAAGAGCGGATAGGGAAGATTATTTCCCTGTCCGCTTTTTATGCTACTGCCCCGTGGGGGTTTGATTCTGATAATGCTTTCCTGAATGCTGCCGTTTGTGCGGAGACTTCACTTCCACCGTTGGAGATACTTTCCATAACCCAGTCCGTTGAACAGGAGATGGGGCGTACCCATAAATCAGTGAACGGTGTGTATAGTGACCGTGTGATAGATGTCGATTTGTTGTTGTATGATGATCTTATTCTGGATACCCCTACACTGAAATTGCCTCATCCGCTGATGCGGGAACGCCGCTTTGTGATGGAGCCGCTGGCGGAGATTGCGCCCGATGTGATGCACCCGGTATTAGGAAGAACACTGGGGGATATCTATCGTGATCTGACTGATTAA
- a CDS encoding lysylphosphatidylglycerol synthase transmembrane domain-containing protein: protein MKNKYRNLFLLFGILAIVIMLCTMDMDYSDIWENVKRIGFWFPVIMLLWFFVYLINTCSWYLIIRDDRKYSVPFWKVCKLSITGFAINYATPGGLMGGEPYRIMELTPYVGVSKATSSVILYVMMHIFSHFWFWFLSIFLYIFLYSVNTFMAILLTAIGVFCLLAIYFFTRGYKNGMAVKTFRFLQKVPFIRKWAHSFVVKQKDTLEQIDSQIALLHSQHKITFYSSLLLELSARILSSLEIYIILSVFTPDVNGWDCVLILAFSSLFSNLIFFFPMQLGAREGGLALAVDGLHMSPALGVYVGLITRIRELLWIAIGMALIKIGNKK from the coding sequence ATGAAGAATAAATACCGTAACTTGTTCTTGCTTTTCGGCATACTCGCCATTGTCATCATGCTTTGTACAATGGATATGGATTATTCCGACATTTGGGAGAACGTGAAGCGCATAGGCTTTTGGTTTCCTGTAATCATGTTGTTGTGGTTCTTTGTCTATCTGATAAATACCTGTTCATGGTATCTGATAATCAGGGACGACCGTAAATATAGCGTTCCTTTCTGGAAGGTCTGCAAGTTGTCGATCACAGGCTTTGCCATAAATTACGCTACACCCGGCGGACTGATGGGCGGTGAACCGTATCGGATTATGGAACTGACTCCCTATGTAGGTGTAAGTAAAGCTACGTCTTCGGTCATTTTGTATGTGATGATGCACATCTTTTCTCACTTTTGGTTCTGGTTTCTTTCCATATTCTTATATATCTTCCTGTATTCTGTGAATACCTTTATGGCAATATTGCTTACTGCAATAGGGGTATTTTGTCTGTTGGCTATCTATTTCTTTACCCGTGGATATAAAAATGGGATGGCGGTGAAGACTTTCCGGTTCTTACAGAAGGTACCCTTTATCAGGAAGTGGGCGCATAGTTTCGTTGTGAAGCAAAAAGATACTCTGGAACAGATTGATAGTCAGATAGCCTTGCTGCATAGCCAGCATAAGATAACTTTCTATAGTTCTTTGCTATTGGAACTTTCGGCACGCATACTCTCCAGTCTTGAAATATACATTATTCTAAGCGTTTTCACACCGGACGTTAACGGGTGGGATTGTGTGTTGATACTAGCCTTCTCTTCTTTGTTTAGTAATCTGATTTTCTTCTTTCCGATGCAGCTGGGCGCACGCGAAGGTGGTTTGGCATTGGCTGTGGACGGGTTGCACATGTCCCCGGCATTGGGCGTTTATGTGGGGCTGATTACCCGCATACGCGAATTATTATGGATAGCTATCGGAATGGCTTTGATAAAGATCGGTAATAAGAAGTAA